GATCAGCTTCCCGCACCCGCTGTTCCAAGGCGACACCCTCTATACCGAAACCGAAGTGCTGGATATGCGGCTGTCCTCCTCCCGGCCGGGCCAGGGGATTGTCACGCTGGCCCACACCGGCCGGAACCAGAACGGCGACGTCGTCGGCCGGTGTACCCGGACGGCCCTGATGTGGACAGCGGACGGATACGCAGCGCAGGAACAGGCTGCGGCCACGCGATAGGTTGGAGCGATAAGCATCACCGTAAAGACCGAGGAGTCCAGCGCATGACCACCTTCCCCATGGGACCCGCCCTGCTTTTCTGCCCGGGAGACCGGCCCGACCGTTTCGGCAAGGCAGCCGAACGGGCGGACGCCGTCATCCTGGACCTGGAAGATGCCGTGGCACCCAGGGACAAGGACGCTGCCCGGAAGAACCTCCGGTCCGCGGAACTGGATCCGGCGTCCACCATTGTGCGGGTCAATCCGCTGGGCAGCGACGAGTTTGAGCGTGACCTTGCCGCCCTGTGGGACACCCCTTACCGCACGGTGATGCTGGCCAAGGCCGAAGACCCGGCCGCTATCGGGCAGGCGCTCGCAGGCTTCACGGTCGTTGCCCTGCTGGAAACCGCCCTGGGCGTGGTGCGTGCCGCCGAGATTGCCGCGGTGCCCACCGTGGCAGCCCTCATGTGGGGTGCCGAGGACCTGCTCGCCTCCCTCGGCGGGGAGTCCAGCCGCCGCGACGACGGTTCCTACCGCAGCGTGGCCGTCCAGGCCCGGTGCACCGTGCTGCTGGCTGCCGGAGCGTTTGGCAAGGGCGCCATTGACTCCATTTACGGCAACATCCCGGACATCGCCGGGCTGGAGCAGGAAGCCCGCGATGCAGTTGCCTCCGGTTTTGCTGCCAAGGCCTGCATCCATCCCGACCAGGTCGCGGCAGTGCGCGCAGCCTACGCACCGAACCCCGCGGATGTCACCTACGCCGAGCAGGTCCTCGCCGAGGCGAAGAACCACGGGGGAGTGTTCAGCTTCCGCGGCCAGATGATTGACGGGCCGCTGCTGCTGCAGGCCGAGCAGACCCTGCGCCGCGCCGGAGCGTAGCCCCGCAGGGGCCGGAGGGTAGGCTCATCGCCATGTCCCTTGGCTGTGCGTTCAATGCCCTGTGGGGTGCGAATTCCGCGTCGAACCTCGCGGACGGGCTGGCTTTCGTGTCGATGCCGCTGCTGGCCGCATCCCTGACGGACGACCCGCGGTGGGTTGCCGGGCTCGCTACGGTTTATGCACTTGTACGCCTGCTCGCAGCCCTGCCCGTCGGGGTGTGGGTGGATCGGGCCGACCGCCGGCTCGTGCTCGTGTCAGCTAATCTGCTGCGGGGCACAGCGGTGGCCACCCTAGCGCTGTGTGTCCACTTCGGAATCGGTGGACTGCTTCTGGTGTATGCCGCGTTCGCGGTCGTCGGAACGCTTGAAAGCGCTGCCGACAATGCCGCGGTTTCCCTCGTCCCGGGCCTCGTAGGCCCTGGGGACCTGGACCGGGCGAACAGCCGGATCTCGGCGTCGCAGCTTGTCGCGGATGAATTCGCAGGGCCGCCGTTGGGTGGGCTTCTCTTCGCCCTGGCTGCATCGGCACCCCTCTTTGCGATGGGCGGGTTGTGGGCCGTGGCAGGGGTGCTGGCCTTGGCCTTGCCGCCGCGCGCCGCCCCGGACAGTACCGCCGGACCGGACCGCACTGCCGCCCCGGACCGTATCGCCGTACCCGGCAGCACGGTATGGCGGGATGCCATGGCCGGTGCGCACTGGCTGGTGCGGCACCGGCTGGTCGGCGGGCTTGCGCTTATTGGCGCCCTCGCCAGCACGGGCTACATGCTGGCCTTCTCGATTCTGGTGCTGTTCGCGCAGCAGCAACTGGGCGTCGACGGCGCCGGGTACGGCATCATCCTCGCCGTGTCAGCCGCCGGCGGCCTGATCGCCTCGTATGCAACGCCCCGTATGAGTGCATGGTTCGGCTACCGCTGGACCATTTCCGCCGCCCTCGCCATCGGCGCCGGCTCCCTCCTCGTCCTCGCCGTCACACACAACGCCTCAGCGGCGGCACTGCTTCTGGCGGCGTACATCTTCCACGCTGTTGTGTGGGGGATCTGCGCAACATCGCTGAGGCAGCGCCTGGTTCCGGACGGACTCCGCGGGCGTGTCAATGCCGCATCCCGCGTGCTGGGGCTGCTGGGCCTGGCCCTGGGTTCCGCAGCCGGCGGAGCCCTCGCCGTGGTAAACGTTGCCCTCCCGGTAGCCGCGGGCGGGATGGTTTTCCTCATCTGTGCCGCGGCAGCGGTTTATCTGCTCCGCAATGCCGGAGCTGGGACCGGCAGGGCGGGCACGCCTCCGGCACTGAATCGGACGTAAAGCTGTTGCCGGGTGGGAATCATCCGCGGACGGGAGCCGTTTAGCTGTCATGCGCATAGTGATAGCTGGAGCCCACGGAAGAATTGCCCGCGAACTCGGTCGCCTGCTGGCCGCGGACGGCCACGACGTCGCCGGGTTGATCCGCAACCCGGAGCAGGCAGCGGACCTGGAAGGCGACGGCGTGGCTCCGGTGGTCCTGGACCTGGAGAACAGCACCCTCGAAGACGTGGTGCAGGTGCTCACCGGCGCCGACGCCGCGGTGTTCGCCGCCGGTGCCGGGCCGGGAAGCGGAGCCGCCCGCAAGGACACGGTGGACCGCGCCGCCGCGGTGCTGCTGGCCGAAGCCGCCGAGCAGGCCGGGGCCGGGCGTTTCCTCCAGGTCTCCTCCGGCGGGCTGGACGCAGTCCGGGATGGTAACCGCCCGCAGGGCCTGGATGAGGTGATGTACGCCTACCTCGTGGCCAAGCTCGCCGCCGAAGAGGACCTCATGGCGCGCAGCCAGCTGGACTGGACCATCCTGCGCCCGGGCATCCTCACCAACGACGCACCTCTGGGAGTCGTGGAGCTGGCCCCGGACGTACCCCGGGACACCATCCCGCGCTCCGACGTCGCCGCCGTCCTGGCCGAATTGCTGAAGACCGGCGACGGCGTCCACCAGGCGCTGGGGCTGATCACCGGCACCACGCCCATCGCCGATGCTGTGCAGGCACTGCAGCCCGGACGGTAGGGTGCGGGATACTGGAGGCATGCAGCCTTCCGAATCGATGTCCTCCGACCACGACTACGTCCGTTCCCGCCGGCCCGGTTCGAACCACTTGCCCCGCCGCGTGGTCCTGCTGGGATCCACGGGATCCATCGGTACGCAGGCCATCGACGTGGCCGACGGCGCCCCGGAGCGGTTCCGCATTGTGGCGCTGGCGGCCGGCGGCTCGAACCTGGACCTGCTCGCGCAGCAGGCCGTGCACACCCGGGCCGAAGCAGTGGGATGTGCTGCCGTGGACGTGGCAACGCTGCGCCGGCATATCGATGCGGCCGCAGCCTCCGCCGGCGTCACCGGCTACGATCCGGAACTGTTTGCAGGCCCCACCGCGGCCACCGCCGTCGCCGCCTGGCCGGAAGCCGACGTCGTGCTGAACGGCATCACCGGGTCCATTGGCCTGGAACCCACGCTGGCTGCGCTGGCGGCCGGACACATGCTGGCGCTGGCCAACAAGGAGTCCCTGATTGTGGGCGGCGAGCTGGTGAAGCGGGCCGCCGCACCGGGACAGCTGGTTCCCGTGGACTCCGAGCACTCCGCCCTGGCCCAGGCCCTCCGTTCCGGCACCCACGAGGAAGTGGACCGTCTGGTGGTCACGGCGTCGGGCGGGCCGTTCCGCGGGCTCAAGCGGGCAGATCTGGCCGATGTGACTCCCGAACAGGCGTTGGCGCACCCCACCTGGAAAATGGGCCGCATGGTCACCACCAATTCCGCCACCATGGTGAACAAGGCCCTGGAAGTCATCGAGGCGCACCTGCTCTTCGACATCCCGCTGGAACGGATCGACGTAGTGGTCCACCCGCAGTCGGTGGTGCATTCCATGGTGCAGTTTGTGGACGGGTCCACCATTGCCCAGGCCTCCCCGCCGGACATGCGCCTGCCCATTGCCCTGGGGATGGGCTGGCCGCACCGCGTACCCGGTGCCGCCAGGCCGTGCGACTGGACCCGGGCCACCGAGTGGACCTTCGAACCGCTGGATGAGGAAGCGTTCCCCGCCGTCGCCCTGGCCAAGCGCGCCGCAGCCGCCGGCGGCACGAAAATGGCCGTCTACAACGCCGCCAACGAGGAAGCCGTGGATGCCTTCCATGACGGGTTGATTGGTTTCACAGACATCGTTGATACGATCGCCGCCGTACTTGGGGAAGCTCCCGACGACGGCCCGCTCACCCTGGACTCGCTGCTTGCAGCGGAGCGGTGGGCACGCGAAGCGGCGCGGAAGCGTTGTGGAAGATGATCAGTTGTGACGTTGAAATGAAGGAAGCCCGTTGACCATTCTGCTTTTCATCCTGGGCGTGCTTTTTGTGGCGCTGGGCATCGCGGCGTCCATTGCGCTGCATGAGGTGGGGCACTTGCTGCCCGCCAAGGCGTTCAAGGTCCGGGTGACCCAGTACATGATCGGGTTCGGGCCCACGGTTTTCTCCCGCACCAAGGGTGAAACGGAGTACGGGTTCAAGGCGCTGCCCCTGGGCGGCTACGTGTCCATGGTGGGCATGTTCCCGCCCAACAAGGAGCACGACGGCGAGGTCCGCCGCTCCAGCACCGGAATGTTCCAGCAGTTGGCTACCGAAGCACGGCAGGCCGAGACCGACCGCCTGGTGGAGGGCGACGAAAACCGGGTCTTCTACAAGCTGCCCATCTACAAGCGGATCATCATTATGCTCGGCGGGCCGTTGATGAACCTGCTGATCGGCGTGGTGCTCTACGCCGTACTGCTGATGGGCTTCGGCACCGCGCAGACCACCACCACGCTGGCGGAGGTCAACAAGTGCGTTATCAGCGCCGAGCAGCAGGCGGCCACCGGCCAGACCGACTGCACCGCCGAGGACCCCGCGGCGCCGGCGTATGAGGCCGGACTGCTTCCGGGGGACACCATCACGGTCTTTGACGGCAAGCAGGTGTCCTCCTGGGAGGAGCTCTCCGGCTGGATCCGCGAGACCGCGGGCCGCAGTGTTCCGCTGACCTACGAGCGCGACGGCGTCGAGCAGCAGACCACCATCACCCCGCTGCTCACCGAACGTCCGGTGGTGGGCGACGACGGTGCCGCAGAGACCGATGACCAGGGCAACTACGTCACACAGGAAGTGGGCTTCATCGGCGTCGGTGCCGAGCAGGCCCTCGTCCGGCAGTCTGCCGGGGCGGTGCTGCCCACGGTGGGGGAGAACCTGGCCAACATTGCCAGCGTGGTGGTGAACCTGCCCCAGCGCGTAGTGGACGTGGCGCAGGCCGCCTTCTCCTCCGAGCCGCGTGACCCGAACGGACCCATGAGCGTGGTGGGCGTAGGCAGGATCGCCGGGGAAATTTCTTCCCAGGACGCCATCCCGCTCCAAAGCCGGGTAGCCACGCTCATCGGGCTGGTCGCCAGCGTCAACCTGGCCCTGTTTGTGTTCAACCTGATTCCGCTGCTGCCGCTGGACGGCGGGCACGTGGCCGGCGCCCTGTGGGAGGGGCTGCGCCGCCGTGTGGCCAAGCTGTTCCGCCGGCCGGATCCGGGGCCCTTCGACATGGCCAAGATGCTGCCCTTGACGTATGCGGTGGCGGTGCTGCTGATGGGTATGGGCGCGCTGCTGATCTACGCCGACATTGTGAAGCCGGTCAGCCTGTTCAACTAGCGGTGTGCTCGGGTGCCTGCGCGCGTCGCCGTCCGATCCCGGCACTTCGCTTCGGTTTGTCCGGATCCCCGCGGTTTGTGGCATTCCCCGCGCTGCGCAGCGC
This Arthrobacter sp. zg-Y20 DNA region includes the following protein-coding sequences:
- a CDS encoding CoA ester lyase; this encodes MTTFPMGPALLFCPGDRPDRFGKAAERADAVILDLEDAVAPRDKDAARKNLRSAELDPASTIVRVNPLGSDEFERDLAALWDTPYRTVMLAKAEDPAAIGQALAGFTVVALLETALGVVRAAEIAAVPTVAALMWGAEDLLASLGGESSRRDDGSYRSVAVQARCTVLLAAGAFGKGAIDSIYGNIPDIAGLEQEARDAVASGFAAKACIHPDQVAAVRAAYAPNPADVTYAEQVLAEAKNHGGVFSFRGQMIDGPLLLQAEQTLRRAGA
- a CDS encoding MFS transporter, whose translation is MSLGCAFNALWGANSASNLADGLAFVSMPLLAASLTDDPRWVAGLATVYALVRLLAALPVGVWVDRADRRLVLVSANLLRGTAVATLALCVHFGIGGLLLVYAAFAVVGTLESAADNAAVSLVPGLVGPGDLDRANSRISASQLVADEFAGPPLGGLLFALAASAPLFAMGGLWAVAGVLALALPPRAAPDSTAGPDRTAAPDRIAVPGSTVWRDAMAGAHWLVRHRLVGGLALIGALASTGYMLAFSILVLFAQQQLGVDGAGYGIILAVSAAGGLIASYATPRMSAWFGYRWTISAALAIGAGSLLVLAVTHNASAAALLLAAYIFHAVVWGICATSLRQRLVPDGLRGRVNAASRVLGLLGLALGSAAGGALAVVNVALPVAAGGMVFLICAAAAVYLLRNAGAGTGRAGTPPALNRT
- a CDS encoding NAD(P)-binding oxidoreductase, which codes for MRIVIAGAHGRIARELGRLLAADGHDVAGLIRNPEQAADLEGDGVAPVVLDLENSTLEDVVQVLTGADAAVFAAGAGPGSGAARKDTVDRAAAVLLAEAAEQAGAGRFLQVSSGGLDAVRDGNRPQGLDEVMYAYLVAKLAAEEDLMARSQLDWTILRPGILTNDAPLGVVELAPDVPRDTIPRSDVAAVLAELLKTGDGVHQALGLITGTTPIADAVQALQPGR
- the dxr gene encoding 1-deoxy-D-xylulose-5-phosphate reductoisomerase, which codes for MSSDHDYVRSRRPGSNHLPRRVVLLGSTGSIGTQAIDVADGAPERFRIVALAAGGSNLDLLAQQAVHTRAEAVGCAAVDVATLRRHIDAAAASAGVTGYDPELFAGPTAATAVAAWPEADVVLNGITGSIGLEPTLAALAAGHMLALANKESLIVGGELVKRAAAPGQLVPVDSEHSALAQALRSGTHEEVDRLVVTASGGPFRGLKRADLADVTPEQALAHPTWKMGRMVTTNSATMVNKALEVIEAHLLFDIPLERIDVVVHPQSVVHSMVQFVDGSTIAQASPPDMRLPIALGMGWPHRVPGAARPCDWTRATEWTFEPLDEEAFPAVALAKRAAAAGGTKMAVYNAANEEAVDAFHDGLIGFTDIVDTIAAVLGEAPDDGPLTLDSLLAAERWAREAARKRCGR
- a CDS encoding site-2 protease family protein — translated: MTILLFILGVLFVALGIAASIALHEVGHLLPAKAFKVRVTQYMIGFGPTVFSRTKGETEYGFKALPLGGYVSMVGMFPPNKEHDGEVRRSSTGMFQQLATEARQAETDRLVEGDENRVFYKLPIYKRIIIMLGGPLMNLLIGVVLYAVLLMGFGTAQTTTTLAEVNKCVISAEQQAATGQTDCTAEDPAAPAYEAGLLPGDTITVFDGKQVSSWEELSGWIRETAGRSVPLTYERDGVEQQTTITPLLTERPVVGDDGAAETDDQGNYVTQEVGFIGVGAEQALVRQSAGAVLPTVGENLANIASVVVNLPQRVVDVAQAAFSSEPRDPNGPMSVVGVGRIAGEISSQDAIPLQSRVATLIGLVASVNLALFVFNLIPLLPLDGGHVAGALWEGLRRRVAKLFRRPDPGPFDMAKMLPLTYAVAVLLMGMGALLIYADIVKPVSLFN